The DNA region GGAGAGCAGGAGCAGGGAGGAGAACACGATGCCCCACCAGATGGGATCGTAGCCCAGCTCAACCACCGCTGGGGTCAGTATGGGGGTCATGATCATTATTATGGACACCGGATCGATGAACATCCCCAGCAGGAAGATGATCACCATGGAGAAGGCCACCACCGACACCTTGGCGGCGGGCATGGAGGTGAGGAAGCCCACCATGAGGCTTCGGCCCCCTATGCCGCTGAAGACGGAGCTGAAGGCGGACCCGGCGGCCATGATCCAGCAGGCCATGGAGGTCACCTTGAGGGTCACCAGAAGGGAGTCCCTCAGTATCTCCCGGGAGAGCTTCCGGCGGAACGTGACGTACAGGAGGCTCAGGAAGGCCCCCACGCCGGAGGCCTCGGTGGGGGTGGCCATGCCGGAGAAGATGGACCCCAGGACCCCGATTATGATGCAAAGGGGTCCCACCAGGAAGCGGAGGGAGGCGATCTTCTCCCCAAGGGGTATATCCTCCTGGATCACCGGGACCCGGTCCTTGTGGGTCACGCTGAAGACCACTATGTAGACGATGAAGACCGCGGCCATCACCAGTCCCACACCGACCCCGCCGGCGAAGAGCTTGCCCACCGAGACCCCCGCCACGGACCCGTAGACGATCATGTTGAAGCTGGGGGGCACCACCTGGGGGAGGCATCCGGAGGCCAACAGGGAGCCGATGGAGAGCCGCCGGTCGTAGCGGTTCTTCTCCATCACGGGGAACATTATCAGCGCCATGGCGGATATGGCGGCGGCGATGACCCCCGACATGGCCCCTATGAGGTAGCCGAACAGCACCGCCACGATGGCCAGGGAGCCCCGGACCTTGCCGAAGAAGTCATACAGGGTGGTGAAGAGCTCCTCCGCCACCCCGCTCTTCTCCAGGATGGCGGACATGAACACGAAGAGGGGCAACGCCACCAGGGCCCAGTTGTTCATCAGGGTCCAGATGCCCTGGAAGACCACGTAGAGCCCTCCCCATCCCCAGAAGACCAGGCCGAAGACCATGGAGGTTATGAAGAGGGCGAAGGCCACCGGCAGGTTGATAAGTATCATGCCGAACAGGGCGGCGAACATCACCAGCGGGGCGTAGGAGTCCCCCATCACCGCTCACCCCCTTCCGCCGCCTCCCGGTCCTTGAACCGGTGGACCAGGAGGGACAGGGCCTGGGCCCCCATGAGGGCCACCCCCAGGACCGGGACCCACTTTAGCCACCAGATGGGGGGGGCGAAGACCACCCCTAGGCTGGAGTCCACCTCCCTCTGTATGTAGGAGTCGTAGGCTATGGGGAGGTTTATGTAGAGGATCACCCCGCAGCAAAGGGCTATTATCCCCAGGTTGAGCACGTCCAATGCCTTCCTCAAGGGCTTGGGGAGCCGGTTGTAGACTATGTCCACCGAAACGTGCCCCCCCTCGAGAAGGGTGTAGGCTCCCCCCACGACGAACATTATCCCGTACATCCAGACCGACAGGAACATGGCCCTCACGTCCGCCCGGCCCACGAAGTACCTGACCGTGACGCCGTAGACCACCACCGCCACCACCGCCAGGGTAAGGTACATGAGGCACCTTCCCACCGAGCGGCTGAGACCGTCAATGAAGTTCAACTTATCACCTCCATGGGATAGAGGACCTGGATGGGGGGCGGAGGGGAGGCCAGGCACCACCTCTCCGCCAGGGGAGAACTACTTGATCTGCTTGGCCAGGGCGTCGCTCCACTTGGTGTAGCCCAGCTTCTTCCAGAGCTCTACGAGGCGCCGGCAGTACTCCTTGGCGTCCGGGGACTTGGCGGAGTAGCCCGACAGGATCTTAGCGCTCACCTCGATCACCTTGTCCTGGTCCTCCTTGGGGAGCTGGGTCACCTTGGCCCCCGCCTTTATCCACTTGTCCTTGTAGGTCTTGTTGAGCTTGGCCAGGTGGTCCGCCCCCCACTTGTAGGCCTCGTCGCAGGCCTCCTGGATGGCCTTCTGGTGCTCCTTGGGGAGCTTCTCCCAGACCTTGGGGTTCACCACCAGGAAGGCGTGCACCGTGGCCTCGCTGTGGAGGTTGACCCCCTTGGTGGGCTCCAGCACGTTCTTGGCCACCTCGTGGAAGCCAAGCTTATAGTTGGCGGTGTAGTCGGTCCACTCCAGGCCATCGATGGTGCCCAGCTGCAGGGCCTGATAGAGCTCTCCTGCAGGGAGCATCATGGCCTGGGCGCCAATGGCGGTGTAGAACTCCGCCGCCATGCCGGAGGCCCGGAAGATCCGTCCCTTAAGGTCCTTGAGGGAGGACATGGGACGGCGGGAGACCAGGATCTCCGGCTCCCCGTAGACCATGGGGGCTATGTAGCGGACCCCGAAGCGGCCGAAGCTACGCTCCAACAGGTCCTTGGTGGCGTCCACCTGGGCCTTCTGGTCCCTGAGGTCGAACATGGGCCCCGGGCGTCCCCCCGCCAGGGCCATCACCGGGTCCTGGGCGGCCTTGTAGTTGGGGTAGAAGATGGACATCTCCACCACGCCCCGGGAGGTGGCCTCCAGGATCTCCGTCACCGGGAAGCCCAGCTCCCCCGCCTGGAAGGCATCGATGCGGACCTTGCCGCCGGTCTTCTTCCAGACCAGCTGGCGGAAGTGATCTATCACGTCGAAGGCGGAGTCCCCCTTGAGGTAGAAGGTGGCCATCTTGAACTTGTACTCCTCCGCCGCCAGGGCCCCACCGCAGAGGGCCCCCAGGGCCACCAGGGCAACACACAGGGTCAGCAACAGCTTGATACGCTTCATCTCACGGATCACTCCTTCCTGGCATGGACGAAACTCACCCGAGGGACAGAACGCTCGATTTGAAGACCCGGACTCGGCTAGATGTCGCCCCCACCTCCTTGCAGGCGGACTGTTGCAAATTGTATATCGTAGACATCAAGCTAGCACATTCGATTTAATCATGTCAAGGAGAGAAGGATTAACCGGGGCCTGCGCACCCCGGGGAGTCATCAGAACTCAAAATTGGTTTTAAAATCATGCCAACCGGCACTATAAACTCATTGACAATACAGGTTTATTTGATAAGGTTATGCCCGTGGCCGATCCACCAGGAGAGGCCCAAAAAACCAAATACCTTAAGTAAGGAGGAGTAAAATTGAAGCCTTCACCCCTAAAGGTAACGTCGGAAATAGGGCGCCTTCGGTCGGTTCTCCTGCACCGGCCCGGCAAGGAGGTTGAGAACCTCACCCCGGACCTGATGGCCCGTCTTCTCTTCGACGACATACCCTACCTCAAGATAGCCCAGGAGGAGCACGACGCCTTCGCCAAGGTCCTTAGGGACAACGGCTCCGAGGTCCTCTACCTGGAGGACCTGGCGGCGGAGGCCCTGGAGGACCGGGCGGTCCGGGAGCAGTTCATCGACGAGTACCTGGCGGAGGCCAACATCCAGGGGGACGGCACCCGGGCGGTGCTCCGGGACTTCTTCCTCTCCATGGACGTGAAGCCCATGGTGCTCCAGACCATGGCGGGGGTCCGACGAACCGAGCTCCCCAGGGAGGAGCTAAAGTTTATGTCCCTGGCGGATCGCATCGACACCGACAACCCCCTGGTGGTGGACCCCATGCCCAACCTCTACTTCACCCGGGATCCCTTCGCCACCATCGGCACCGGAATCACCCTCAACCACATGAGGACCGAGACCCGAAACCGGGAGACCCTCTACGCCAAGTACATCTTCAACCATCACCCCAAGTTCAAGGGATGCGACGTCCCCTTCTGGTATGACCGCACGGAGACCACCTCCATCGAGGGGGGCGACGAGCTGGTCCTGAGCCCCAACGTTCTGGCCATAGGCATCTCCGAGAGGACCGACGCGGCCTCCATCGAGAAGCTGGCCCGCAAGCTGTTCAGCGACGACCGGAGCACCTTCAAGCAGATCCTGGCCTTCAACATCCCCAAGAAGAGGGCCTTCATGCACCTGGACACGGTGTTCACCATGGTTGACCGGGACAAGTTCACCATCCACCCCGAGATAGAGGGTCCGCTGCAGGTCTTCTCCATCACTCCCTCCTGCTGCGGCATCAACATAGAGGAGGAGCGCTCCACCCTGGAGAACGTGCTGGCCAAGGCGCTGGACATCCCCAAGGTGACCCTGATCCGCTGCGCCGGCGGGGACCCCATCGACGCCCCCAGGGAGCAGTGGAACGACGGCTCCAACACCCTGGCCATCGCCCCCGGCGAGGTGGTGGTCTACTCCAGGAACTACGTCACCAACCAGATCCTCCAGGACAAAGGGATAGTGACCCACATAGTCCCCAGCTCCGAGCTCTCCAGGGGCAGGGGAGGCCCCAGGTGCATGAGCATGCCCCTGGTGCGGGAGGACCTGTAACTCAAGCCCATAACCCCCACAGGGGTTACCGCATAGATCCGTGCCCCCTCCAGCCGGAGGGGGCACGG from Thermanaerovibrio acidaminovorans DSM 6589 includes:
- a CDS encoding TRAP transporter small permease subunit — translated: MNFIDGLSRSVGRCLMYLTLAVVAVVVYGVTVRYFVGRADVRAMFLSVWMYGIMFVVGGAYTLLEGGHVSVDIVYNRLPKPLRKALDVLNLGIIALCCGVILYINLPIAYDSYIQREVDSSLGVVFAPPIWWLKWVPVLGVALMGAQALSLLVHRFKDREAAEGGER
- a CDS encoding TRAP transporter substrate-binding protein, which produces MKRIKLLLTLCVALVALGALCGGALAAEEYKFKMATFYLKGDSAFDVIDHFRQLVWKKTGGKVRIDAFQAGELGFPVTEILEATSRGVVEMSIFYPNYKAAQDPVMALAGGRPGPMFDLRDQKAQVDATKDLLERSFGRFGVRYIAPMVYGEPEILVSRRPMSSLKDLKGRIFRASGMAAEFYTAIGAQAMMLPAGELYQALQLGTIDGLEWTDYTANYKLGFHEVAKNVLEPTKGVNLHSEATVHAFLVVNPKVWEKLPKEHQKAIQEACDEAYKWGADHLAKLNKTYKDKWIKAGAKVTQLPKEDQDKVIEVSAKILSGYSAKSPDAKEYCRRLVELWKKLGYTKWSDALAKQIK
- the arcA gene encoding arginine deiminase, translating into MKPSPLKVTSEIGRLRSVLLHRPGKEVENLTPDLMARLLFDDIPYLKIAQEEHDAFAKVLRDNGSEVLYLEDLAAEALEDRAVREQFIDEYLAEANIQGDGTRAVLRDFFLSMDVKPMVLQTMAGVRRTELPREELKFMSLADRIDTDNPLVVDPMPNLYFTRDPFATIGTGITLNHMRTETRNRETLYAKYIFNHHPKFKGCDVPFWYDRTETTSIEGGDELVLSPNVLAIGISERTDAASIEKLARKLFSDDRSTFKQILAFNIPKKRAFMHLDTVFTMVDRDKFTIHPEIEGPLQVFSITPSCCGINIEEERSTLENVLAKALDIPKVTLIRCAGGDPIDAPREQWNDGSNTLAIAPGEVVVYSRNYVTNQILQDKGIVTHIVPSSELSRGRGGPRCMSMPLVREDL
- a CDS encoding TRAP transporter large permease, with the translated sequence MGDSYAPLVMFAALFGMILINLPVAFALFITSMVFGLVFWGWGGLYVVFQGIWTLMNNWALVALPLFVFMSAILEKSGVAEELFTTLYDFFGKVRGSLAIVAVLFGYLIGAMSGVIAAAISAMALIMFPVMEKNRYDRRLSIGSLLASGCLPQVVPPSFNMIVYGSVAGVSVGKLFAGGVGVGLVMAAVFIVYIVVFSVTHKDRVPVIQEDIPLGEKIASLRFLVGPLCIIIGVLGSIFSGMATPTEASGVGAFLSLLYVTFRRKLSREILRDSLLVTLKVTSMACWIMAAGSAFSSVFSGIGGRSLMVGFLTSMPAAKVSVVAFSMVIIFLLGMFIDPVSIIMIMTPILTPAVVELGYDPIWWGIVFSSLLLLSYITPPVGLGLYYFKGVAKDVPMDEICRSVIPFVILMFLAVVLIVLFPETVMWFVRNLGRV